From a single Bremerella cremea genomic region:
- the ruvB gene encoding Holliday junction branch migration DNA helicase RuvB, with translation MGRETVLRGDDGPSEEDRSLRPQSISEMVGQLEVRERLKVVVDAAVKRDEPLGHILFDGPPGLGKTTFATCIPKDLGVNFQLTSGPALQAPKDLVPYLTNADERSILFIDEIHRLPKAVEEYLYTAMEDFRIDIVLGEGTNARTINLQIKPFTLIGATTRSGMLTAPLRDRFPLREHLDFYTNEELAEIIRRNAVKLSVTIEDDASLEISERSRGTPRVANNRLRWIRDYVTSKADGHITLQLARDAMKMQEIDTLGLDNQDRKYLSTIIRVFGGGPAGLEAIAHTMNAAPETLADEVEPFLLRTELLVRTPRGRVVTAKALEHVQKYKK, from the coding sequence ATGGGCAGGGAAACGGTTTTGCGTGGCGATGATGGTCCCAGCGAGGAAGATCGTAGCCTCCGCCCGCAATCCATTTCGGAAATGGTCGGCCAGCTAGAGGTTCGCGAGCGTCTGAAGGTGGTAGTCGATGCTGCTGTCAAACGGGACGAACCTCTGGGCCATATCTTGTTTGATGGCCCCCCCGGGCTGGGCAAAACCACCTTTGCAACTTGCATTCCGAAAGACCTGGGGGTCAATTTTCAATTGACGTCGGGGCCTGCCTTGCAAGCGCCGAAGGACTTGGTGCCTTATCTGACCAACGCCGACGAGCGTTCCATCTTGTTTATCGACGAAATTCATCGGTTGCCCAAGGCGGTAGAGGAATATCTTTACACCGCCATGGAAGATTTTAGGATTGATATCGTGTTGGGGGAGGGGACCAACGCCCGGACGATCAATTTACAAATCAAACCGTTCACGCTTATTGGTGCGACCACTCGCAGCGGCATGTTGACGGCGCCCCTGCGTGATCGTTTCCCGTTACGCGAACATCTCGATTTTTACACCAATGAAGAACTGGCCGAAATTATCCGCCGTAATGCGGTGAAGCTAAGTGTTACGATCGAAGATGATGCCTCGTTAGAGATTTCAGAGCGAAGTCGAGGAACCCCACGTGTAGCGAATAATCGTCTCCGCTGGATCCGCGATTATGTTACCAGCAAGGCCGACGGCCACATCACATTGCAGCTGGCCCGCGACGCGATGAAGATGCAAGAGATCGACACGCTGGGGCTTGATAATCAAGACCGTAAGTATTTAAGTACGATCATCCGCGTTTTCGGTGGTGGCCCGGCCGGCCTCGAGGCGATCGCTCATACAATGAACGCCGCCCCGGAAACCTTAGCCGATGAAGTCGAGCCGTTTCTCTTGCGGACTGAACTGCTTGTCCGAACGCCGCGTGGCCGTGTGGTGACGGCTAAGGCGCTAGAACATGTTCAGAAGTATAAGAAATAA
- a CDS encoding TspO/MBR family protein: protein MDNLSASHHPQPYWLQIAGLGGWLVFCFAAAGVGSSVTLPQIPAWYAELNKPAFNPPNWIFGPVWTTLYLMMAISAWLVWLRSGWLDAPGALGVFCFQLLLNTAWSVLFFGLENPTAAAIEIVFLWLTIGATIVSFWRHSRIAALLLTPYLAWVSFAAVLNFSIVALN, encoded by the coding sequence ATGGATAATTTGTCCGCCAGTCACCATCCGCAGCCCTATTGGCTTCAAATTGCCGGACTAGGAGGCTGGCTAGTTTTCTGTTTTGCCGCTGCAGGCGTCGGCTCGTCGGTCACGCTCCCTCAGATTCCGGCTTGGTACGCGGAACTCAATAAGCCGGCGTTTAATCCCCCAAATTGGATCTTCGGCCCGGTTTGGACCACCCTTTATCTGATGATGGCAATCTCGGCCTGGCTGGTTTGGCTTCGCTCTGGCTGGCTCGATGCCCCTGGGGCTTTGGGTGTGTTTTGCTTTCAATTGTTGCTCAACACAGCCTGGTCGGTTCTCTTCTTTGGACTCGAAAACCCCACAGCAGCCGCCATCGAGATCGTTTTTCTCTGGCTGACAATCGGAGCGACCATTGTCTCGTTCTGGCGACACTCACGCATCGCGGCTTTGCTTCTCACCCCCTACTTAGCCTGGGTAAGTTTCGCCGCCGTACTAAACTTTTCCATTGTGGCTCTAAATTGA
- a CDS encoding zinc ribbon domain-containing protein, translated as MDSSTSEQPLVSAEVVEDEALVAAEIAQPQGEPCPSCGCPVEPDDKFCPACGTPHEVKVVEESPLAEQSDKKYFHCQTCGANVAIDPQELSYVCPFCDSTYVVEYSPDVTGRQLPEFVIAFRVTPDQAMEKFRAWIKGNDWYRPGDLHMAEIEDKLRGVYLPFWSFSMLAESRWEGTIGEHYYVTETYTTRENGKTVTKTRRVQKTEWWPLAGKHHKYYSGYMISASKGLSQADADRIKPFSLLAAKRYAPYFLAGWAAEEYQMEIEEAKKVCYEEFYRRERSNITQFLPGDTNRGLVVHTEFSFENSDLYLLPIYLLTYRYQDKVFRFLVNGQTGLIAGDKPISWKRIWGAIGVGLAIVALIAIVIMIFSAATR; from the coding sequence GTGGATAGTTCAACTTCTGAACAGCCGTTGGTTTCCGCTGAGGTCGTCGAAGACGAGGCGCTCGTGGCGGCTGAGATTGCTCAACCGCAAGGCGAGCCTTGCCCAAGTTGTGGGTGCCCGGTCGAACCGGATGATAAGTTTTGTCCTGCTTGTGGAACGCCTCACGAGGTCAAAGTTGTCGAGGAGTCGCCGTTAGCAGAACAGAGCGATAAGAAGTACTTTCATTGTCAGACATGTGGGGCGAATGTCGCGATCGATCCGCAAGAGCTGAGTTATGTCTGTCCTTTCTGCGATTCGACCTACGTGGTCGAGTATTCGCCCGATGTAACGGGACGGCAGTTGCCTGAGTTTGTGATTGCTTTTCGTGTGACGCCTGATCAGGCGATGGAAAAGTTCCGCGCGTGGATCAAAGGCAACGATTGGTATCGGCCGGGCGACTTGCACATGGCCGAGATCGAAGACAAGTTGCGTGGCGTTTACTTGCCGTTCTGGAGCTTCTCGATGCTGGCCGAAAGCCGCTGGGAAGGGACGATTGGCGAACACTACTATGTGACCGAAACATACACCACGCGAGAAAACGGCAAGACCGTCACCAAGACACGCCGTGTACAAAAGACCGAATGGTGGCCGTTGGCTGGTAAGCATCACAAGTATTACAGTGGCTACATGATCTCGGCCAGCAAAGGGCTTTCGCAAGCCGACGCCGACCGAATCAAACCGTTCTCGCTGTTGGCTGCCAAGCGTTATGCGCCTTACTTCTTGGCCGGTTGGGCGGCAGAAGAGTACCAGATGGAGATCGAAGAGGCGAAGAAGGTCTGCTACGAAGAGTTCTATCGTCGCGAACGATCGAACATCACGCAGTTCTTGCCGGGCGATACCAACCGAGGGTTGGTGGTTCATACCGAGTTCTCGTTCGAGAATTCCGACTTGTACTTGTTGCCGATTTACTTGCTGACCTATCGCTATCAAGACAAAGTGTTCCGTTTCCTGGTCAATGGCCAAACGGGGCTAATCGCTGGCGATAAGCCGATATCGTGGAAGCGAATTTGGGGAGCGATTGGAGTTGGTTTGGCAATTGTGGCTTTGATTGCGATTGTGATCATGATTTTCTCTGCCGCTACGCGGTAA
- the ruvA gene encoding Holliday junction branch migration protein RuvA gives MITKITGKLVAVDLASVTLASDPFEYEVLVPEFVRRQVQASVGKTVSFHTIHHLDGDPTRGKMSPRLVGFSNHVEREFFELFCSVDGVGVKKALRAMVRPVQEVAHQIEQQDVKGLSALPGIGPATAERIVAKLRRKVPKFALLITGADGESPAASRDVATETFEVLLQLGHSEIQARKLIEKALAEKKSYKDVDSLVQAVYKIAHQEG, from the coding sequence TTGATTACAAAAATCACTGGTAAGCTTGTTGCGGTCGATCTGGCCAGCGTGACCCTGGCCTCCGATCCGTTCGAGTACGAAGTGCTCGTCCCGGAATTTGTGCGTCGCCAGGTTCAAGCTTCGGTCGGAAAGACGGTTTCGTTTCATACGATCCACCACTTGGATGGCGACCCAACCCGCGGAAAGATGTCGCCTCGGCTGGTTGGTTTTTCCAATCATGTCGAACGGGAATTCTTCGAGTTGTTTTGCTCGGTCGACGGCGTAGGGGTAAAAAAAGCTTTGCGAGCAATGGTCCGTCCGGTCCAAGAAGTCGCCCATCAGATCGAACAACAGGACGTCAAAGGTTTATCGGCGCTGCCTGGCATCGGTCCAGCGACCGCCGAGCGCATTGTGGCGAAGCTGCGCCGCAAGGTGCCGAAGTTTGCGTTGCTCATTACCGGAGCCGACGGCGAAAGCCCGGCAGCTTCTCGCGATGTGGCTACTGAAACCTTCGAGGTGTTGCTGCAGCTCGGCCACTCCGAAATTCAGGCCCGCAAGCTGATCGAAAAGGCTTTGGCCGAGAAAAAGAGTTACAAGGACGTGGATTCCTTGGTCCAGGCAGTGTACAAAATCGCTCATCAGGAAGGCTAA
- the ruvC gene encoding crossover junction endodeoxyribonuclease RuvC, producing the protein MRQRILGIDPGLNITGYGVIDITPTGVAIVEAGVVRGKTRGDVPARVMEIHEGITDVITSLKPTVMAMEELYSHYDRPKTAIIMGHARGVLCLAAAQNSLPLKHYSATQIKKILTGSGRAPKNQMQESIRRELGLSEVPEPADVADALAVALCHHYLSKVASAF; encoded by the coding sequence ATGCGGCAAAGAATTCTCGGCATCGACCCCGGTTTGAACATCACCGGTTATGGCGTGATCGATATTACTCCGACCGGGGTGGCGATTGTCGAGGCAGGCGTCGTACGGGGGAAGACTCGCGGCGACGTGCCGGCCCGGGTGATGGAGATCCATGAAGGGATCACCGACGTCATTACTTCGCTTAAACCGACTGTGATGGCGATGGAAGAGTTGTATTCCCATTACGATCGTCCCAAGACGGCGATCATTATGGGGCATGCCCGTGGCGTGCTTTGTTTGGCTGCCGCGCAGAATTCGTTACCGCTGAAACATTACTCGGCCACGCAGATTAAAAAGATTCTGACCGGCAGTGGGCGAGCCCCTAAGAACCAGATGCAGGAATCGATCCGTCGCGAGCTAGGGCTTTCCGAAGTGCCGGAACCTGCCGACGTGGCCGATGCGTTGGCTGTCGCACTGTGTCATCATTACCTCAGTAAAGTTGCCTCCGCCTTTTGA
- the cysS gene encoding cysteine--tRNA ligase, giving the protein MSNLRVYNTLSRSKEDFKTVEPGKVGIYLCGPTVYAEAHIGHMVGPVIFDTVKRYLEHSGYDVRLVVNITDVDDKLIFKANERKMSMLEVAEENIADYLGNLAALGVTTIDDMPRATACMDDIIQFVKDLIDKGFAYDVDGDVFFEVSKDPQYGKLTNRSVEAMQGEGGGAAASKRSPGDFALWKKAKPGEPSWDSPWGKGRPGWHIECSAMSKGILGETFDIHGGGLDLTFPHHENEIAQSECCHGKPMVNYWMHNGLLRSDPSAGKIGGKAEREKKDGAEEASAGGKMSRSAGAGGLADLIGRQGGERIRFFLLRTHYRSTILFSEPAIEEAGTGLDTFHRLFERYERITGKSFYDIVPAKTRKEGEFEAGDDSLLTLIKKHRDAYLEKMDDDFNTGGGVSELFEIVRAINKAIDQQKLEETKGADTSSLDQAMATLRELSAILGLFATKPEADSSEDAGLVDQLMSLVIEIRANSRKKKDFETSDLIRDRLTECGITLEDRKDGTLWRKG; this is encoded by the coding sequence GGTCACATGGTGGGGCCGGTCATCTTCGACACGGTTAAACGTTACCTCGAACACAGCGGCTACGATGTTCGCTTGGTGGTCAACATCACCGATGTCGACGACAAACTTATTTTTAAGGCGAACGAACGCAAGATGTCGATGCTGGAAGTCGCCGAAGAGAACATCGCCGATTACCTGGGCAATCTGGCGGCACTTGGCGTGACGACCATTGACGACATGCCCCGCGCAACGGCCTGCATGGACGATATCATTCAGTTCGTTAAAGATCTGATCGATAAAGGCTTTGCCTACGATGTCGATGGTGATGTTTTCTTCGAAGTTAGCAAAGATCCGCAGTACGGCAAGCTCACCAACCGCAGTGTTGAGGCGATGCAGGGAGAAGGGGGCGGCGCGGCAGCCAGCAAGCGTTCGCCTGGGGACTTCGCCTTGTGGAAGAAAGCCAAGCCGGGCGAACCATCGTGGGATAGCCCCTGGGGCAAAGGCCGCCCCGGTTGGCACATCGAATGCTCGGCGATGAGCAAGGGGATTCTAGGCGAGACGTTTGATATTCATGGTGGTGGTCTCGACTTGACCTTCCCGCATCATGAAAACGAAATCGCTCAAAGCGAGTGCTGCCACGGTAAGCCGATGGTGAATTACTGGATGCACAACGGTTTGTTGCGCAGCGATCCCAGTGCTGGCAAGATCGGCGGCAAGGCCGAACGGGAAAAGAAAGATGGGGCCGAAGAAGCCAGTGCCGGCGGTAAGATGAGCCGCAGTGCCGGTGCAGGCGGTTTGGCTGACTTGATCGGGCGCCAAGGGGGAGAACGCATACGTTTCTTCCTGCTGCGAACCCATTACCGCAGTACTATTTTGTTCAGCGAACCGGCCATTGAAGAAGCTGGCACCGGGCTCGATACGTTCCATCGCTTGTTCGAACGCTACGAGCGGATCACCGGAAAGTCGTTCTACGATATTGTCCCGGCCAAGACCCGCAAAGAAGGTGAGTTCGAAGCAGGCGACGACTCGCTGCTAACGTTGATTAAGAAGCATCGTGACGCCTACCTCGAAAAGATGGACGACGACTTCAACACCGGTGGCGGTGTGAGCGAGTTATTCGAGATCGTGCGTGCGATCAACAAGGCGATCGACCAACAGAAACTGGAAGAGACCAAAGGGGCCGATACCAGTTCGCTCGATCAGGCCATGGCCACGCTCCGCGAATTGAGCGCCATTTTGGGGCTGTTTGCAACAAAGCCAGAGGCAGACAGCAGCGAAGATGCTGGTCTGGTAGATCAACTGATGAGCCTGGTGATCGAGATTCGGGCCAACTCGCGAAAGAAGAAAGACTTCGAGACCAGCGACCTCATTCGCGATCGCCTCACCGAGTGTGGCATCACCCTGGAAGATCGCAAAGACGGCACCCTGTGGCGCAAAGGCTAA